A region of Candidatus Cloacimonadota bacterium DNA encodes the following proteins:
- a CDS encoding CDP-glycerol glycerophosphotransferase — protein sequence MNRKIKLLFRIGYAYHKAAFDPVIEYLMNDEKYDIWFSLDMEK from the coding sequence TTGAATAGAAAGATAAAACTCTTATTCCGCATCGGTTATGCCTATCACAAAGCCGCTTTTGATCCTGTCATAGAATATTTGATGAATGACGAGAAATATGATATTTGGTTCTCTCTCGATATGGAAAAGAA